The following are from one region of the Spinacia oleracea cultivar Varoflay unplaced genomic scaffold, BTI_SOV_V1 SOVchr0_051, whole genome shotgun sequence genome:
- the LOC110779530 gene encoding 40S ribosomal protein S24-1-like, whose translation MPLARGSTCQRYGKSSSLAVHSTEYAAATAELKDKLASIYDVKDPNSIFVFKFRTHFGGGKSIEFGLIYDSVDNAKKFEPKYSLIRNGLATKIEKSRKQMKERKNIAKKISGVKKTKAAEAGKKK comes from the exons ATGCCACTGGCTAGGGGCAGTACATGTCAAAGATATGGCAAGAGCTCAAGTCTTGCTGTACATAGTACAGAGTATGCAGCAGCTACA GCAGAATTGAAGGACAAACTAGCTAGCATATATGATGTGAAAGATCCAAATTCTATCTTTGTCTTCAAGTTCCGTACTCACTTTGGAGGAGGTAAATCTATTGAATTCGGTTTGATTTATGATTCTGTTGATAACGCAAAGAAGTTTGAACCAAAGTACAGCCTGATAAGG AATGGATTGGCTACCAAGATTGAGAAGTCCagaaaacaaatgaaagaaaggaAGAACATAGCTAAGAAGATCAGTGGTGTTAAGAAG ACCAAGGCTGCTGAAGCTGGAAAGAAGAAATGA
- the LOC110800801 gene encoding nucleobase-ascorbate transporter 3-like, with protein MGAALVSSAETTGTFYAAARLSGATPPPCHTLSRSIGWQGISMLLDGLFGSIVGSTASVENVGLLGLTHVGSRRVVQVSTSFMILFSIFGKFESFFASIPLPIFAAIYCVLYGIVAASGISFIQFTNNNSMRNMYVLGLSLFLGISIPYYFMSYTMTANHGPVNTGGAWILSFEVMTKSRLTK; from the exons ATGGGTGCGGCACTTGTTTCGTCAGCAGAG ACCACTGGAACATTTTATGCAGCTGCCCGCCTATCTGGTGCCACTCCTCCTCCCTGTCATACGTTGAGCAGAAGTATAGGGTGGCAG GGTATAAGCATGCTTCTTGATGGTCTATTTGGTTCTATTGTTGGTTCAACTGCTTCGGT GGAGAATGTTGGGCTTCTTGGACTGACACATGTAGGAAGTAGGAGAGTTGTTCAAGTGTCTACATCTTTCATGATCCTTTTCTCCATATTTG GAAAATTTGAATCCTTCTTTGCATCAATCCCTCTACCAATATTTGCTGCCATATATTGCGTTCTGTATGGAATAGTTG CTGCCAGTGGGATTTCCTTCATTCAATTTACGAACAATAATTCCATGAGGAATATGTACGTTTTGGGGCTGAGTCTTTTCCTTGGAATATCGATACCTTATTACTTTATGAGTTACACCATGACAGCAAATCATGGGCCTGTTAACACCGGTGGTGCATGG ATTCTCAGTTTCGAAGTTATGACAAAGAGCAGATTGACGAAGTAA